The window AGGAAAATTGGCAGAACATTTTCCAGGTAACTGGAGAGCGAGAGTGTGGTCAACGCCAGGAATAGATGGTCCATTGGCAATAACGCATAGACAAGGCTGACCAAGCGTTTTGATGGCAGTGCAACATGGCTCGTTCGGAGACAACGTGCTAAACGGCACCACTGATAGTGTACAAGGCACGAGTTCAATCAAAGCGGACAAAAATGTTCGACCACATGGGTGTGCCGTAGCCTCTTTGAGCAGGCCTGACTCGACCAAAACCATAAGAATCATTACTGTAAGAACCTCTGTTTTtctcattttaataatttatttgtagTTTTGAAAAATGTTTGAAAAGGTGAGGCTCATTATATAACTTCTAAGGAGAATGTTTGCATGAGTAACCTAATGGAGTTGAAGTAGATGGATCATGAAACTTGGGGTTTATTGTTTGTAGGTTCAAATTTTCAATGCAACTAAAAAGATGTTAAACCTGCATATTCATAACAAGAAATTATCTAACTAGCAGTGTAACGCACAACCAGTTTATTTACATGCATAAAGAATGGGTTGTCAAATTGCATGCTCAGATGCTCTTGATCACCATCTTAAACTAATGATCTCTCTTAATGAAACTTGAATCGTTTCTAAGGTTTGAGACgaaagtaataaaaaaaaccaAGCACTTGtcagtgtttaaaaaaaaaaattcaagtaatTGTCTATCTTTCTTGTACAGTATAACAACATTCTTTTCAGACTACGGCTAAGCAACTTCTCACCCGAGAGTTTGATCTACTTCGATACAATGGCACACATAGAAGACTGAACCAGCAAAAGTCAATTGGATACACGTTACTTCATTTTCAATTATACACGTTACTGATCGATTCAAAACCATTTTTCCTAGATCCGTTGTTCTGATGTGATGTTTCTAACCGTTCCTCCGCTGATAAAATTCAAACGTATATAAGAATTTGAGAAATTCTAGTATGAGTCTCACAAATTTTTGAGCGactttcatattattattttttagtgaGAGTCATGGTGAGAGATTCTTGATGCGGATGATGGCCTAAGATAAGCAGCCTACACAGTACAAGTTGCTTAAAACCGTCAAAATTGTTCGACCACATGGGTGTCCCACATTGACCAAACTTGACTCGACCAAAGCTGTTTTAAGTAATAGTATATTTGTAAGAACCTGATATTCAGTCATCTCACGGATATATAGTTTTGAATCTGTCTTAAAGACAAGGCTCATAAGTCATAACTTGCGCATAAAATATTAGGAGAGCAACGAAAATGATTGCATAAGTTTGGTTAAGATAGATCGTTAAACTTTGGCTTGTTGTTTTTAGGGTCACTTATTCTATTCCATAAGTTTGACGTTTAGAGTTCAGATATCTGGATCCTAATCTAATACATATCACATTTATATTCTCTATCTTCCATGAAATAGACTATATACTCTATTATCgtccatttttaatatatgttcatCCACGTCATGGGGCTTAATCACcattttaaactaatatatcTCACCATCTGTTAGTTGATGGCCTGGTGGCATTATCATCTGCGTGACTGTGTTCTAAAACCTGTGATCAATGAGTGTTTTAAAGTGGTCTTGTTACCACGTTG of the Brassica rapa cultivar Chiifu-401-42 chromosome A03, CAAS_Brap_v3.01, whole genome shotgun sequence genome contains:
- the LOC103859220 gene encoding protein LIM1, with protein sequence IKMRKTEVLTVMILMVLVESGLLKEATAHPCGRTFLSALIELVPCTLSVVPFSTLSPNEPCCTAIKTLGQPCLCVIANGPSIPGVDHTLALQLPGKCSANFPPCN